Proteins from a single region of Crassaminicella profunda:
- the trpB gene encoding tryptophan synthase subunit beta codes for MMKRFGKFGGQFVPETLMNALIGLEREFMKAKEDESFLKEYAYYVKEYSGRPTPLYYAENLTKQLGGGKIYLKREDLNHTGAHKINNVIGQVLLARRMGKKRIIAETGAGQHGVATATICAMFGLKCEIYMGEEDVQRQSLNVFKMKLLGAKVNTVTSGTKTLKDATNEAIRDWVSNVGDTFYVIGSVVGPHPYPTMVRDFQRIIGDEVKEQIIEKEGRLPDYLIACVGGGSNAMGLFYPFAQEVDVKIYGVEAGGLGVDTEQHAATISKGSIGVIHGMMTYLLQDEYGQIMPVYSISAGLDYPGIGPEHAYYHSIGRVKYEVINDNEAIEGFQYLTKVEGIIPALESAHAIAYLMKLAPNTKKDDLIVVNLSGRGDKDIDTILNVIGSEKNEE; via the coding sequence ATGATGAAAAGGTTTGGAAAATTTGGAGGTCAATTTGTACCAGAAACATTAATGAATGCTTTAATAGGGTTAGAAAGAGAATTTATGAAGGCAAAGGAAGATGAAAGCTTTTTAAAAGAATATGCGTATTATGTGAAGGAATATTCAGGAAGACCCACACCCTTATACTATGCAGAAAATTTAACGAAGCAGTTAGGTGGAGGAAAGATCTATCTTAAGAGAGAAGATTTAAACCATACAGGGGCTCATAAAATTAACAATGTAATCGGTCAAGTTTTATTAGCAAGGAGAATGGGGAAAAAACGGATTATAGCAGAAACAGGGGCTGGTCAGCATGGCGTTGCAACTGCTACAATATGTGCTATGTTTGGATTAAAGTGTGAAATTTATATGGGAGAAGAGGATGTACAAAGACAATCGTTAAATGTATTTAAGATGAAATTACTTGGAGCAAAGGTCAATACGGTAACTTCAGGGACAAAAACATTAAAGGATGCTACAAATGAAGCGATAAGAGATTGGGTTTCAAATGTAGGAGATACATTTTATGTAATTGGTTCTGTTGTGGGACCTCATCCTTATCCTACAATGGTAAGAGATTTTCAGAGAATCATTGGAGATGAAGTAAAGGAACAAATTATAGAAAAAGAAGGAAGACTTCCAGATTATTTAATAGCTTGTGTAGGGGGAGGAAGTAATGCAATGGGATTATTCTATCCATTTGCACAAGAGGTAGATGTAAAAATATATGGGGTTGAAGCAGGTGGGCTAGGGGTTGATACAGAGCAACATGCAGCTACCATTAGCAAAGGTTCTATAGGGGTAATCCATGGGATGATGACTTATTTACTTCAGGATGAGTATGGACAAATTATGCCAGTATATTCTATATCAGCAGGATTAGACTATCCAGGAATAGGACCAGAACATGCATATTATCATTCTATTGGTAGAGTAAAATATGAAGTGATCAATGATAATGAAGCTATTGAAGGGTTTCAATATTTAACGAAAGTAGAAGGGATTATTCCTGCACTTGAAAGTGCTCATGCCATTGCTTATTTGATGAAATTAGCACCAAATACGAAAAAGGATGATCTCATTGTAGTAAATTTATCGGGCAGAGGAGATAAGGATATAGATACTATATTAAATGTTATTGGGAGTGAAAAAAATGAAGAGTAG
- the trpC gene encoding indole-3-glycerol phosphate synthase TrpC, with protein sequence MILEKIVAYKRKKVEEEKNSISFNQLIKQIKLCDKGRDFKKCIKEHPDISMIAEVKKASPSKGVVREDFDPIAIAKTYDENKVEAISVLTEDRFFQGKNEYLSEIKKQTSTPILRKDFIIDPYQIYQAKVIGADAILLIAKVLSKNKLIDFQNVATNLGIACLVEVHDQYELETVLATGSDIIGINNRDLKTFKTTLETTEELIKHIPKGKIVISESGIHTRKDMEFLKKIGVDGVLIGESLMRAKSIDEKLRELRGEMG encoded by the coding sequence ATGATTCTAGAAAAAATCGTTGCTTATAAAAGAAAAAAAGTGGAAGAAGAGAAGAATAGTATTTCTTTTAATCAACTGATCAAACAAATAAAGTTATGTGATAAAGGAAGAGATTTTAAGAAATGCATAAAAGAGCATCCAGATATAAGTATGATTGCTGAGGTGAAAAAGGCATCTCCTTCTAAGGGGGTTGTAAGAGAAGATTTTGATCCTATTGCTATTGCAAAAACTTATGATGAAAATAAGGTTGAGGCAATCTCCGTACTAACAGAAGATAGATTTTTTCAAGGAAAAAATGAATATCTATCAGAGATAAAAAAACAAACATCTACTCCCATTTTAAGAAAGGATTTTATCATTGACCCCTATCAAATCTATCAAGCAAAAGTTATAGGAGCTGATGCAATTCTTTTGATTGCGAAGGTTCTATCGAAAAATAAATTAATCGATTTTCAAAATGTAGCAACAAACTTAGGAATTGCGTGTTTGGTAGAAGTTCATGATCAATATGAACTAGAGACAGTACTCGCTACAGGATCAGATATTATTGGGATTAATAATAGGGATTTAAAGACATTTAAAACAACACTTGAAACAACAGAAGAACTGATAAAACATATACCAAAAGGAAAGATTGTCATCAGTGAAAGTGGAATCCATACAAGAAAAGATATGGAGTTTCTAAAAAAAATAGGTGTAGATGGCGTATTAATAGGTGAAAGCCTAATGAGGGCAAAATCCATAGATGAAAAGTTAAGAGAGCTTAGGGGGGAGATGGGTTGA
- a CDS encoding phosphoribosylanthranilate isomerase, with protein MTKIKICGLKREEDIVYANKLKPDYVGFVFAKSSRQIDKYRAKELIMGLDKSIKKVGVFLNHSIDEVKKIAKFCELDILQFHGDEDPLYCNSFENKVWKAFRIKDENSLKELEKYNVDGFLVDTYTKGTYGGTGKVFNWEIVSDMSKNKFVILAGGLNPKNAKEAIEAVNPQVLDVSSGVEVDHVKNFEKMKKIIRNVRG; from the coding sequence TTGACCAAGATAAAAATATGCGGATTAAAAAGAGAAGAGGATATTGTATATGCAAATAAGCTAAAACCGGATTATGTTGGATTTGTATTTGCAAAAAGCAGTAGGCAAATTGATAAATATAGGGCAAAAGAATTAATTATGGGTTTAGATAAAAGTATAAAAAAGGTAGGGGTATTTTTAAATCATTCTATAGATGAAGTAAAGAAAATTGCAAAATTTTGTGAATTGGACATACTTCAATTTCATGGAGATGAGGACCCTCTCTATTGTAACTCTTTTGAAAATAAGGTATGGAAAGCATTTAGAATCAAAGATGAAAATAGCTTAAAAGAATTGGAAAAATATAATGTGGATGGATTTTTAGTAGATACCTATACAAAAGGAACCTATGGAGGAACCGGGAAAGTTTTCAATTGGGAAATTGTATCCGATATGAGTAAAAATAAATTTGTCATTTTAGCAGGAGGACTAAACCCCAAAAATGCAAAGGAGGCAATTGAAGCTGTAAATCCTCAGGTTTTGGATGTAAGTAGCGGAGTTGAGGTGGATCATGTGAAGAATTTTGAAAAAATGAAAAAAATTATTAGGAATGTGAGGGGATAA
- the trpA gene encoding tryptophan synthase subunit alpha, which produces MKSRITEKFNTLREKNEKALIAYITSGDPDIHTTINLVLKMEEAGVDIVELGIPYSDPLADGPVIQRAAQRSLKNGTNIDSIFHMVSKLREKTDLPLVFMLYYNSVFRYGVEKFLENCKDYGVDGLIIPDLPLEEKKELNEMMKDYAIDLIPLVAPTSEDRIKEIVSDTEGFVYCISSIGVTGMRESFEKDLSDFINKVRKYTDTPLAIGFGISNEQAIKELKELGDGLIVGSAIIKKIEEGIKEDNIEEKVFEFVNRLHEAIH; this is translated from the coding sequence ATGAAGAGTAGAATAACAGAAAAATTTAATACATTAAGAGAAAAAAATGAAAAAGCACTGATTGCTTATATAACAAGTGGAGATCCAGATATTCATACTACCATAAATTTGGTTTTGAAAATGGAAGAGGCAGGAGTTGATATAGTTGAGCTAGGGATTCCTTATTCAGATCCATTAGCAGATGGACCTGTAATACAAAGAGCTGCGCAAAGATCATTAAAAAATGGAACAAATATTGATTCTATTTTTCATATGGTCTCAAAATTAAGAGAGAAGACAGATCTTCCTCTTGTATTTATGCTATATTATAATTCTGTTTTTAGATATGGAGTAGAAAAATTTTTAGAGAATTGTAAAGATTATGGTGTTGATGGATTGATTATTCCAGATTTGCCATTAGAAGAGAAAAAAGAATTAAATGAGATGATGAAAGATTATGCTATTGATTTAATACCTCTTGTTGCGCCTACATCTGAAGATAGAATAAAAGAAATTGTTTCAGATACGGAGGGGTTTGTTTATTGTATTTCATCAATAGGTGTAACAGGAATGAGAGAGAGCTTTGAAAAAGATTTATCAGATTTCATCAATAAAGTCAGAAAATATACAGATACTCCTTTAGCAATTGGATTTGGTATATCTAATGAACAGGCAATAAAAGAATTAAAGGAACTAGGGGATGGATTGATTGTTGGAAGTGCTATAATCAAAAAAATAGAAGAAGGAATAAAAGAAGATAATATTGAAGAAAAAGTTTTTGAGTTTGTAAATAGATTGCATGAAGCAATTCATTAA